A stretch of the Haloarcula ordinaria genome encodes the following:
- a CDS encoding O-acetylhomoserine aminocarboxypropyltransferase/cysteine synthase family protein yields MSDDDSHGFETDALHVGQEDPGTGARSRAPPIHQTTSYVFEDADDAAAQFALEKPGHIYSRLMNPTVAMLQERLAALEGGVGAVATASGMASLNLATFLLADVGDNIVTASSLYGGTYTYYTHTAPRNGVEARFVDTLDYEAYEEAIDEDTAYVHFETIGNPALVTPDIERLADIAHDNGAPLFVDNTFATPYLCNPIEHGADLVWNSTTKWIHGHGTTVGGVLVDGGSFPWDEYAEKYPEIGGDNPAYHGVNFRERFGDAAFTYAAIARGLRDLGCQQSPFDAWQTQQGLETLPSRMDRHCANAMAVAEHLDDHPEVSWVTYPGLEGHETHDMASKYLDGGYGGMITFGLEDGYDAARTTVESTEVASLLANVGDAKTLIIHPASTTHQQLTDEEKATAGVTDDLVRLSVGTEAVDDIIADLDQAIAQATN; encoded by the coding sequence ATGAGCGACGACGATTCACACGGATTCGAGACAGACGCCCTCCACGTCGGCCAGGAGGACCCCGGCACGGGCGCCCGGTCGCGAGCCCCGCCTATCCACCAGACCACCTCGTACGTCTTCGAGGACGCCGACGACGCGGCGGCGCAGTTCGCCCTTGAGAAGCCCGGTCACATCTACTCGCGGCTGATGAACCCCACCGTCGCGATGCTGCAGGAGCGACTTGCCGCACTCGAAGGCGGGGTCGGTGCCGTCGCGACGGCCTCCGGGATGGCCTCGCTGAACCTCGCGACCTTCCTGCTGGCCGACGTCGGCGACAACATCGTCACGGCGTCGTCGCTCTACGGCGGGACCTACACCTACTACACCCACACCGCGCCGCGCAACGGCGTCGAGGCCCGCTTCGTCGACACGCTCGATTACGAGGCCTACGAGGAGGCTATCGACGAGGACACCGCCTACGTCCACTTCGAGACCATCGGCAACCCGGCGCTGGTCACCCCCGACATCGAGCGACTGGCCGACATCGCCCACGACAACGGCGCTCCGCTGTTCGTCGACAACACGTTCGCGACGCCGTACCTGTGCAACCCCATCGAACACGGCGCCGACCTGGTCTGGAACTCCACGACGAAGTGGATCCACGGCCACGGAACGACGGTGGGCGGGGTTCTCGTCGACGGCGGGTCGTTCCCGTGGGACGAGTACGCCGAGAAGTACCCCGAGATCGGCGGCGACAACCCTGCCTATCACGGCGTCAACTTCCGCGAGCGGTTCGGCGACGCCGCGTTCACCTACGCCGCTATCGCCCGCGGCCTTCGCGACCTCGGGTGCCAGCAGTCGCCGTTCGACGCGTGGCAGACCCAGCAGGGCCTGGAGACCCTGCCCTCGCGGATGGACCGCCACTGTGCGAACGCGATGGCTGTCGCCGAACACCTCGACGACCACCCCGAGGTGTCGTGGGTCACCTACCCCGGACTCGAGGGCCACGAGACCCACGACATGGCCTCGAAGTACCTCGACGGCGGGTACGGCGGGATGATAACGTTCGGTCTCGAGGACGGCTACGACGCCGCCCGGACGACGGTCGAATCCACGGAGGTCGCCTCGCTCCTGGCGAACGTCGGCGACGCGAAGACGCTCATCATCCACCCGGCGTCGACCACCCACCAGCAACTCACTGACGAGGAGAAGGCCACCGCCGGCGTCACCGACGACCTGGTACGCCTCTCGGTCGGCACCGAAGCCGTCGACGACATCATCGCCGACCTCGACCAGGCCATCGCGCAGGCGACGAACTGA